In a single window of the Luteibacter rhizovicinus DSM 16549 genome:
- a CDS encoding ABC transporter ATP-binding protein, with amino-acid sequence MSDSSRGLLEVADVSKSVFGPEGRLDILSGVNLSVAAGESFAIVGASGSGKTTLLGLLAGLDVATGGSVRLDGQALEAIDEEARAAIRRRLVGFVFQSFHLLPALTAEENVMLPLELEGDNSARDRAHAALESVGLGARRRHYPAQLSGGEQQRVALARAFVHRPRILFADEPTGNLDQHTGEHIGDLLFAMNSEHNTTLILVTHDARLAARCARSAELHEGRLGVPA; translated from the coding sequence ATGAGCGATTCTTCCCGAGGTCTTCTAGAAGTAGCCGATGTTAGCAAGTCGGTTTTCGGCCCGGAGGGACGGCTGGACATCCTGTCCGGGGTCAACCTCAGCGTGGCGGCCGGCGAGAGCTTCGCCATCGTGGGTGCGTCGGGCTCGGGCAAGACCACCTTGCTCGGCTTGCTGGCCGGCCTCGACGTGGCCACCGGGGGCAGCGTACGACTCGACGGACAGGCACTCGAGGCGATCGACGAAGAAGCCCGGGCGGCGATCCGCCGGCGACTGGTCGGCTTCGTGTTCCAGTCGTTTCACCTCCTCCCGGCACTGACGGCCGAGGAAAACGTGATGCTGCCGCTGGAACTGGAAGGCGACAACTCGGCGCGTGACCGCGCGCATGCGGCGCTCGAGTCGGTCGGCCTCGGCGCGCGACGTCGCCACTACCCGGCCCAGCTTTCCGGGGGTGAGCAGCAGCGCGTGGCCCTGGCCCGCGCCTTCGTGCACCGGCCACGCATCCTCTTCGCCGACGAGCCCACCGGCAATCTCGACCAGCACACCGGCGAGCATATCGGCGACCTGCTCTTCGCGATGAACAGCGAGCACAACACCACGCTGATCCTGGTGACCCACGACGCCCGCCTCGCCGCCCGCTGCGCGCGCTCGGCGGAACTGCACGAAGGCCGTCTCGGAGTGCCCGCGTGA